A genomic region of Aspergillus oryzae RIB40 DNA, chromosome 1 contains the following coding sequences:
- a CDS encoding uncharacterized protein (predicted protein), whose protein sequence is MGNMGIATEDKTAQYSIQNFGSLNQVALRRVLTEPGTSSLGISQMFVTISLPFDEETQSYMLPKNVTKPQSIGKGPDKSIIWQNYTFPGVGKGDEFVLMESAGDTNIPAATSVISLTHPFLTAEKAKQVNEWVAEGKEMEATSKQPEHPPTPPPPESSSNTTLVPGAKRAPAIKTRRPIPSNQSVPLVVPVAISERVKTPDLLPKKEDVTTPRRKWKMTYSAESGNTDLRVGCPRPASPCELRDAADSFLNASTPAPKPRLPLVFDETKHELNKHPRLLDIKNNDQNALKAQRKGDYVPSRTNRKLDTNNLLVDVTAPAAIRMNSLPMMRADQPALIPLNADLGSEQSVLNSNAPSRVNNIADDLNGLVIEADRGSSNELGCPILHEGPKPCRNDNISEQVKRLVMLEEVFLEQTRELPTISEIPARVANSPIPLGRINAILTKRRLEELERRHKAEGKQPSDEMATREFHHTMNHKAPKPSHNASSKSSRKAKRQATLEDAWGIPKKPTKKDNPAPPGNMEAKGTSSRHTAQENVRHAQKRQAELSMDESIKQLFEILKPTLEAAEYFPGSLNLEVQIGLALIPVLPKTYEEGLASLREWTEIMQPQTGVSAPTTKFIDRLTTSGSDVDYIVNLKTSQDGKRRFFEHEDNEYSVIYEFHCLYKTNQPIIVEVDERGKYSIKKPTEPLGAVNIHFPGSAWDARMIVRGNIAYPTHEYREFEDAARYMVDHLWVPPDKHTVRLFTKLSKNEHLTVQKIFMKRWTRYRYIHSNDFSLKGTNTPDTSSSTGGKADSATGSVGSKSAANDTVSEDNSENPEEQDLLLQVTEVQDLLIGSNLADTQAIRARCAPLSEMIRNGRQWYEVSLVSSAIDAILKTNANIEVGERTDDWRSLDLFGNDAILLHDSRPGCADTALPSRPVATAVGAAGIGNLLRLTKVVVQNMDGVGFWNCGPCVDAALMPVAGSLNTPSIPNRTNTSPMGAMIKTEKKSLNFDELESIKEVGSSIGDVPVTSKPNVASSDQKKEQIEIEYW, encoded by the coding sequence ATGGGCAACATGGGTATAGCCACAGAAGACAAGACGGCCCAATATAGCATTCAGAACTTTGGCAGCCTAAACCAAGTGGCTCTTCGACGTGTTCTAACCGAACCCGGAACGAGCTCTCTCGGTATCAGTCAGATGTTTGTCACTATCTCTCTTCCATTCGATGAGGAAACTCAGAGTTACATGCTACCTAAGAATGTTACCAAGCCACAGTCAATTGGAAAAGGACCGGATAAGTCTATAATATGGCAAAACTATACTTTCCCCGGGGTTGGCAAAGGGGATGAGTTTGTTCTAATGGAATCTGCTGGAGATACAAATATCCCGGCTGCAACTTCAGTGATCTCACTCACCCATCCTTTTCTGACTGCGGAAAAGGCTAAACAAGTCAATGAATGGGTCGCTGAGGGTAAGGAAATGGAGGCAACCAGCAAACAGCCTGAGCACCCACCTACCCCGCCACCACCCGAGTCTTCAAGCAATACAACATTGGTCCCAGGTGCTAAGAGAGCTCCCGCTATTAAAACAAGACGGCCCATTCCATCAAACCAATCAGTTCCATTGGTGGTGCCAGTGGCGATATCTGAACGTGTCAAGACCCCTGATCTTCTacccaagaaagaagatgttACCACACCTcgcagaaaatggaaaatgaCGTATAGCGCCGAATCGGGGAATACAGACCTGCGTGTCGGCTGTCCTAGACCCGCTAGCCCTTGTGAGCTGCGAGATGCCGCTGATTCCTTCCTTAATGCTTCGACACCTGCACCGAAACCACGCCTCCCCCTAGTCTTTGACGAAACGAAACATGAGCTCAATAAGCATCCACGTCTTCTGGACATCAAAAATAATGACCAAAACGCTCTCAAAGCTCAAAGAAAAGGCGATTATGTACCCTCTCGGACGAATAGAAAGCTCGACACGAACAATTTGCTTGTCGATGTGACCGCACCAGCTGCTATAAGAATGAATTCTCTTCCAATGATGCGTGCGGATCAGCCAGCTTTGATACCACTGAATGCGGACTTAGGCTCGGAGCAATCGGTTCTGAACAGCAATGCTCCCTCACGAGTAAACAACATCGCCGACGATTTGAATGGCTTAGTGATCGAAGCTGATCGTGGATCTTCAAATGAGCTTGGTTGCCCTATATTACATGAAGGACCAAAACCGTGCAGAAATGACAATATTTCAGAGCAGGTAAAAAGGCTCGTCATGCTGGAAGAGGTTTTCCTAGAGCAGACGAGAGAATTACCCACAATTAGTGAAATCCCCGCACGCGTTGCCAACTCTCCCATTCCCCTAGGTCGAATAAACGCGATCCTGACTAAAAGGCGACTTGAAGAGCTCGAGAGACGACATAAAGCggaaggaaaacaaccaagcGATGAGATGGCTACCAGGGAGTTTCATCATACAATGAATCACAAGGCGCCCAAGCCAAGTCACAATGCCTCGAGCAAATCTTCGAGAAAAGCGAAGAGGCAAGCCACTCTGGAGGATGCCTGGGGAATACCAAAAAAGCcgacaaagaaagacaaccCAGCCCCTCCTGGAAACATGGAGGCCAAAGGCACGTCTTCCCGACATACGGCGCAAGAAAATGTGCGACATGCCCAAAAACGGCAAGCAGAGCTGAGTATGGATGAGAGTATCAAACAGCTCTTTGAGATCCTAAAACCCACATTGGAAGCTGCCGAATATTTCCCAGGATCCTTGAACTTGGAGGTTCAGATAGGTCTCGCATTGATTCCAGTTCTGCCGAAGACCTACGAGGAGGGTCTGGCTTCCTTGAGAGAGTGGACAGAGATAATGCAGCCACAGACTGGCGTATCTGCACCAACTACCAAGTTCATTGATAGGCTCACAACATCGGGATCTGACGTTGACTATATTGTGAACCTGAAAACATCACAAGATGGGAAGCGCCGTTTCTTCGAACATGAAGACAACGAGTATAGTGTTATCTATGAGTTCCATTGTCTTTATAAAACAAATCAACCTATCATCGTCGAAGTCGATGAACGCGGGAAGTATTCCATCAAGAAGCCAACCGAACCGCTAGGCGCAGTCAATATTCACTTTCCTGGTAGTGCCTGGGATGCTCGCATGATTGTTCGTGGCAATATCGCATATCCTACCCATGAATACCGGGAATTTGAAGACGCGGCTCGATATATGGTGGACCATCTCTGGGTTCCGCCCGATAAACACACCGTCCGTCTTTTTACTAAACTCTCCAAAAACGAACATCTGACTGTCCAAAAAATTTTTATGAAGCGCTGGACCCGCTATCGGTATATTCATTCGAACGATTTCTCCTTAAAAGGCACCAACACCCCCGACACTTCGTCGTCTACCGGAGGAAAAGCAGATTCTGCCACTGGTTCCGTGGGATCCAAAAGTGCTGCAAATGACACGGTTAGTGAAGACAACAGTGAAaaccccgaagaacaagatctTCTATTGCAAGTCACAGAAGTGCAGGATCTATTAATAGGGTCTAACCTCGCGGACACTCAAGCAATAAGAGCTCGTTGCGCTCCACTGTCTGAGATGATACGCAATGGAAGGCAGTGGTATGAGGTTTCGCTTGTTAGCTCTGCCATTGATGCTATATTGAAGACAAATGCGAATATCGAAGTTGGAGAGCGCACGGATGATTGGCGGAGCCTTGACCTATTTGGAAACGACGCTATTTTACTGCACGACAGTAGACCTGGCTGTGCAGATACAGCATTGCCATCCAGGCCGGTCGCTACCGCCGTAGGGGCCGCAGGTATTGGTAATCTCCTCCGCCTAACAAAAGTGGTAGTTCAGAACATGGATGGCGTTGGTTTTTGGAACTGCGGACCTTGTGTTGATGCTGCCCTGATGCCAGTAGCCGGTTCTCTGAACACCCCAAGTATCCCCAACAGAACTAACACATCTCCCATGGGCGCGATGATAAagacggaaaagaagagcTTGAACTTTGACGAACTGGAAAGTATCAAGGAAGTGGGAAGTAGCATTGGTGACGTCCCGGTGACTAGCAAACCAAATGTTGCTTCCTCTgaccagaagaaggagcagatCGAGATAGAATACTGGTGA
- a CDS encoding uncharacterized protein (predicted protein), with product MTPTWNSILVTLIALFAGLLAFYLNRSDGLLAPNSEGSELTVGGRQLTSPPTVTDPARDIKYLGSYSLGVEHYQNIFNAEAPWGKRRFAPPIPVQYARGSVVDATLPGAWCPQGIGDVLPFTSRVVSISEDCLSLRVA from the coding sequence ATGACTCCAACTTGGAACTCTATTCTAGTTACTCTGATCGCTTTATTTGCTGGCTTGCTTGCATTTTATCTCAACCGGTCCGATGGTTTGCTAGCCCCAAATAGTGAAGGCTCCGAACTTACTGTGGGTGGAAGACAATTGACCTCTCCACCGACCGTGACCGACCCTGCCCGAGATATAAAGTATCTTGGCAGCTATTCTTTAGGAGTTGAGCATTATCAAAACATTTTTAATGCGGAGGCACCATGGGGCAAGCGCCGCTTCGCACCGCCCATTCCGGTCCAGTACGCGAGGGGATCGGTTGTTGATGCGACACTCCCTGGAGCTTGGTGCCCACAAGGGATTGGAGATGTGCTCCCTTTCACAAGTCGGGTTGTAAGCATCAGTGAGGAttgcttgagcttgaggGTTGCTTGA
- a CDS encoding uncharacterized protein (predicted protein) — protein sequence MSGGPGLNFNTKSDLVANNTAAIARRVGCAEEGEDQTLETLECLRDVPFDVLTNLSVTASRTARPPFGEGFFFPTFDGDFIRDRPSQLMRSGKFVKGIRLIASWVTNDGAWRNFCNYTHLKTSSILYRKNMTALSLHSTTAQHR from the exons ATGTCGGGTGGGCCAGGGTTGAACTTTAACACCAAGTCAGACTTGGTCGCAAACAACACAGCAGCCATCGCGAGAAGAGTTGGGTGTGCtgaagagggcgaggatCAAACTCTAGAGACCCTGGAATGCTTACGGGATGTGCCCTTTGATGTTTTGACGAACCTCTCTGTAACGGCATCTCGAACAGCCCGCCCACCGTTTGGCgagggctttttcttcccgaCCTTCGATGGTGACTTCATACGTGACCGGCCTTCTCAGCTCATGCGCTCTGGGAAATTCGTGAAAGGGATACGGCTGATCGCATCCTGGGTGACAAATGATGGCGCCTG GAGAAACTTTTGCAATTATACCCACTTGAAGACTTCCAGCATCTTGTACAGGAAGAATATGACGGCCCTATCTCTGCACAGTACTACCGCGCAGCACAGATGA
- a CDS encoding uncharacterized protein (predicted protein) — MMGVARWRVAHLSDIPYVLNVQHLEGGADNSATELALARTMSTSIAKFVNSGNPEGYINGVETWPAAFFDVTKENLQNDFPAKLSLQIFGGPYGTAPVTIAEGRQHDAKNAIEDAVYWENLAL; from the exons ATGATGGGCGTTGCAAGGTGGCGTGTTGCGCACCTTAGTGATATTCCCTATGTGTTGAACGTCCAGCATCTGGAAGGTGGTGCAGACAACTCAGCTACCGAGCTCGCGCTGGCCAGGACCATGAGTACATCCATTGCCAAATTCGTAAACAGCGGCAATCCTGAAGGTTATATTAATGGCGTTGAGACATGGCCTGCTGCCTTCTTTGATGTTACAAAGGAGAATTTGCAGAATGATTTCCCGGCAAAGCTTTCGTTGCAAATCTTTGGTGGCCCCTATGGCACCGCGCCAGTGACTATTGCTGAAGGCCGTCAGCATGATGCTAAAAATGCTATTGAGGACGCGGTGTACTGGGAGAATCT GGCGTTATAA
- the noc4 gene encoding ribosome biosynthesis protein NOC4 (predicted nucleolar protein involved in ribosome biogenesis) — translation MPAPTVGATSSKKRKSVKESGVPSSKRRAVAENDGADVMVEISQLEEQISESRKYYNNIAKLISMLNVDDNATNPNLAVAVSLCRVFSRLIAGGDMAETNRAAENEKIIAAWLKERCREYQRALSAILREGDTSAKLTALTLCMRMISERATHIPSDDTQVWLSGLFKSVIEAVVATDDSEALRTEFLMKFAKEYEDVRFYTFTQIANIAETEQSTKTLDILISILSACDTIPSPEHEFENFYVKSSKKNKKLVSVNAHKKRAQDAWLAVLRNNISESQRKTLLRIMVHNIEPWFNRPELLMDFLTDSYNVGGATSLLALSGLFYLIQEKNLDYPQFYQKLYSLLDADLLHSKHRSRFFRLMNTFLASTHLPATLIASFIKRLSRLALNAPPTAIVVIVPFIYNLLKSHPTCTFMLHRVIKDEAKAELEAEGMDDPYDSEEPDPVRTKAIESSLWEIHSLQQHYHPNVAAIARIISEQFTKQFYNLEDFLDYTYQGMVQAELGTEEKPMKRIPVIEYHIPKRIFTDRMLEEDGGVDTAPGSLVRGLWDFA, via the exons ATGCCCGCCCCTACGGTCGGAGCTACAAGctccaagaaaagaaagagcgTCAAAGAGAGCGGTGTCCCGTCGTCGAAACGCCGTGCAGTGGCAGAGAACGATGGCGCAGATGTCATGGTCGAAATCTCCCAATTGGAAGAACAGATTTCCGAGTCGCGAAAGTACTACAACAACATCGCCAAGCTGATTTCGATGCTCAATGTGGACGACAATGCTACCAATCCAAATTTGGCCGTCGCAGTATCCCTCTGTCGAGTGTTCAGCAGATTGATTGCCGGTGGAGATATGGCGGAGACAAACAGAGCCGCAGAGAATGAGAAGATTATTGCAGCATGGTTGAAGGAACGCTGTCGCGAATATCAGAGGGCGCTCTCTGCCATACTGCGTGAGGGCGATACGTCTGCTAAG CTCACAGCCCTCACTCTCTGTATGCGCATGATCAGCGAGCGTGCTACCCATATCCCTAGCGATGACACCCAGGTTTGGCTATCTGGTCTGTTCAAGAGCGTTATTGAAGCCGTTGTCGCAACCGACGACAGCGAGGCATTGCGGACCGAGTTCCTCATGAAGTTCGCAAAGGAATACGAAGACGTGCGGTTTTATACATTCACGCAGATTGC CAATATCGCAGAAACGGAACAAAGCACAAAAAccctcgatatcctcatctccatACTATCAGCCTGCGACACGATCCCGAGCCCGGAGCACGAATTCGAGAACTTCTACGTCAAATCcagcaaaaagaacaagaagctcgtCTCCGTCAATGCTCACAAGAAGCGCGCCCAAGATGCCTGGCTCGCTGTCCTCCGAAACAACATCTCCGAATCCCAACGGAAAACCCTCCTCCGCATCATGGTCCACAATATCGAGCCCTGGTTCAACCGTCCCGAACTGCTCATGGACTTCCTAACAGACTCCTACAACGTCGGCGGCGCAACCTCCCTACTCGCCCTCTCCGGTCTCTTCTACCtcatccaggagaagaacCTGGATTACCCACAGTTCTACCAAAAGCTCTACTCGCTACTCGATGCCGACCTGCTCCACTCCAAACACCGTTCCCGCTTCTTCCGCTTGATGAACACTTTCCTCGCCTCCACCCATTTACCGGCTACTCTGATCGCCAGCTTCATCAAGCGTCTCTCTCGTCTTGCGCTTAACGCCCCTCCAACCGCCATCGTTGTGATCGTCCCCTTCATCTACAACCTCCTCAAATCCCACCCCACCTGCACCTTCATGCTTCACCGCGTTATCAAGGACGAAGCCAAAGCCGAACTGGAAGCTGAGGGCATGGACGATCCGTACGATTCAGAGGAGCCGGATCCGGTTCGCACAAAGGCCATAGAGAGTAGTTTATGGGAGATCCACTCCCTCCAACAACACTACCATCCCAACGTTGCCGCGATTGCACGCATCATATCCGAGCAATTCACGAAACAGTTCTATAACCTTGAAGATTTCCTGGACTATACCTACCAGGGTATGGTGCAAGCGGAACTGGGGACAGAGGAGAAGCCCATGAAGCGGATCCCTGTTATTGAGTATCACATCCCCAAGCGGATATTTACCGATCGAATGTTGGAAGAGGACGGGGGCGTGGATACCGCACCGGGGAGTCTTGTCAGAGGGCTATGGGATTTTGCATAA
- the atp4 gene encoding F1F0 ATP synthase subunit 4 (mitochondrial F1F0-ATP synthase, subunit b/ATP4) has product MASRLAKSAIGAARLRPTVSRNVAPIANLTVSRSASNVPTEDPKKKAQSILDALPGNSLVSKTATLSAAAGLSIAAISNELYVMNEETVAAFCLLSVFTAAAKYGGPMYREWAEGQVQKHKDILNAARADHTNAVKSRMDNVQELAGVVEVTKQLFAVSKETAQLEAQAYELEQRTALAHEAKQALDSWVRYEGQVKQRQQRELAESVIGKIQKELENPKVLQQILQQSVADVERK; this is encoded by the exons ATGGCTTCGCGTCTTGCTAAGAGCGCCATTG GTGCTGCCCGGCTCCGGCCGACCGTCTCGCGCAACGTCGCTCCCATCGCCAACCTGACCGTGTCTCGTTCGGCCTCCAACGTCCCTACCGAGgaccccaagaagaaggctcagTCGATTCTCGATGCCCTCCCCGGCAACTCCCTGGTCTCCAAGACCGCTACCCTCTCCGCCGCTGCCGGTCTCTCCATTGCCGCTATCAGCAATGAGCTCTATGTCATGAACGAGGAAACCGTTGCTGCTTTCTGTCTTCTCAGCGTTTTCACCGCCGCTGCTAAGTACGGTGGTCCCATGTACCGTGAGTGGGCTGAGGGCCAGGTCCAGAAGCACAAGGATATCCTGAACGCTGCCCGTGCCGACCACACCAACGCTGTCAAGTCGCGTATGGACAACGTCCAGGAGcttgctggtgttgttgagGTCACCAAGCAGCTCTTCGCTGTTTCCAAG GAAACCGCCCAGCTTGAGGCTCAGGCCTATGAGCTCGAGCAGCGCACTGCCCTTGCCCACGAGGCCAAGCAGGCTCTCGACTCGTGGGTTCGCTACGAAGGTCAGGTTAAGCAGCGCCAGCAGCGTGAGCTTGCCGAATCTGTCATCGGCAAGATCCAGAAGGAGCTTGAGAACCCCAAGGTCCTCCAGCAGATCCTCCAGCAGAGCGTTGCTGATGTTGAGCGTAAGTAA
- a CDS encoding tetratricopeptide repeat protein (predicted protein) — translation MYILTQVTLAELEKSTEMFRQLADPNGANNALSQVLYGLALRHGWGCPKSEEQAVTYLSAAASNSASIESQALQAGMKKGGAAKGELVLAIFELGNCFRNGWGVKKDPAAARQYFETAANLGDTDAMNEVAWCYLEGFGGKKDKRGYKLENFCYASLGHHGLVSRASILCDSHHSCAWSSWELLFVQLTNPVASMFSSQLLNIIDWPNRKEAN, via the exons ATGTACATACTAACACAAGTTACCCTGGCAGAACTCGAGAAATCAACGGAAATGTTTCGTCAGTTGGCAGATCCTAACGGCGCAAATAACGCACTAAGCCAAGTACTATACGGCCTCGCACTAAG GCATGGTTGGGGATGCCCCAAATCGGAAGAACAGGCGGTGACCTATCTCTCGGCTGCGGCATCAAACTCGGCCTCGATTGAGTCCCAGGCTCTCCAAGCAGGCATGAAAAAGGGTGGTGCAGCCAAGGGAGAATTGGTCCTTGCTATATTTGAATTGGGTAACTGTTTCCGCAACGGCTGGGGAGTCAAGAAAGATCCTGCGGCAGCGCGACAGTACTTCGAAACGGCCGCAAACCTAGGTGACACTGACGCCATGAATGAGGTCGCGTGGTGTTACCTAGAGGGTTTTGGCGGGAAAAAAGATAAG CGAGGGTACAAACTCGAGAACTTTTGCTATGCCTCTCTCGGTCATCATGGTCTCGTTTCTCGGGCATCAATACTTTGCGATTCGCATCACTCTTGCGCTTGGTCCTCTTGGGAACTCTTGTTTGTTCAGTTGACTAACCCAGTTGCGTCAATGTTTAGTTCGCAGCTGCTAAATATTATCGATTGGCCGAACAGAAAGGAAGCAAATTAG
- a CDS encoding uncharacterized protein (predicted protein), with translation MRLREAELMREKNELFGAQQELYHHLNNMAMEKEELIRVHTLETAELRKKNNILKETVEKLERHARSSASNMATDFSDFENLTMDNTPWEELTMVNSLSLDADPVTSAPANERSTEKSANSDYPFSWNAFYMCLLFGAFIASNGTSLSARAIPQLSEEYRAESANVLKAVLSSSPPELAQPSNQPAVSASAGPLPTTISGAEMAQMSAGTAPSSNLDELHDSLAMPTKAQEQEQVFSLNADQYNSLTTYDDNGAEYKPQQASQFQQALAAMRGNVAQKMPHKATSDVYSRSLMWDRVPEKVIQDFRRMVQEYGVSPVKEEQSGFSQS, from the coding sequence ATGAGGCTACGGGAGGCTGAGCTTATGCGCGAGAAGAATGAATTGTTCGGTGCGCAGCAGGAGCTCTACCACCATCTCAACAACATGGCaatggaaaaggaggaactGATCCGGGTTCATACCCTGGAGACAGCCGAGCTTCGCAAGAAGAATAACATCCTCAAGGAAACAGTGGAGAAGCTTGAAAGACATGCCAGATCCTCTGCCTCCAATATGGCAACTGACTTCTCTGACTTTGAGAACCTTACCATGGACAACACTCCCTGGGAAGAACTCACCATGGTCAACAGTCTCTCTCTCGATGCTGATCCAGTTACTAGCGCTCCTGCCAACGAGAGAAGCACAGAGAAATCTGCGAACAGCGACTACCCCTTCAGCTGGAACGCTTTCTACATGtgtcttctttttggtgccttcatcgcctccaacGgtacttctctttctgctcgCGCTATTCCGCAGCTATCGGAGGAATACCGCGCGGAGTCTGCCAACGTCCTCAAGGCCgtcttgtcttcttctccaccagAACTTGCACAGCCTTCGAACCAGCCCGCCGTTTCTGCGTCGGCTGGCCCGCTCCCAACAACCATCAGTGGGGCGGAGATGGCTCAGATGTCTGCGGGCACTGCCCCCTCGTCCAACCTAGATGAGCTCCACGACTCGTTGGCGATGCCTACCAAGGCgcaggaacaggaacaggtCTTCTCGCTCAATGCTGACCAGTACAACTCCTTGACCACTTATGATGACAACGGCGCTGAATACAAGCCGCAACAGGCTTCACAATTCCAACAAGCGTTGGCTGCGATGCGGGGCAATGTTGCGCAGAAGATGCCGCACAAAGCTACCTCTGATGTCTACTCGAGATCACTCATGTGGGATCGGGTTCCTGAAAAGGTAATCCAGGACTTCCGACGGATGGTCCAGGAATACGGTGTTTCTCCCGTCAAGGAAGAACAGTCCGGTTTCAGCCAGTCCTAA
- a CDS encoding uncharacterized protein (predicted protein) — protein sequence MARYSQPSFDFYQQSPSNLDAKPSFPEEDEMSVLDDKILDSTSPELSSSIADHRRSSYDHAPDAFSHRDSVWSDFSQSVHSNQSRHNSHVGHHLFESAPNPFMRLDGAHHPATAYGQQASWALAKETGSCTPTAMYDHHFPSDLDNGSSAPFSGGAVGPVSTINIPSMSYRPGMAFAPPGAVAMSPQSSQGWMPASTDMPDAVSRTTKSPTYRNSSPLSIRRDGIRKKNARFEIPAERTLSNIDQLIAQSTNEEEIKELKQQKRLLRNRQAA from the coding sequence ATGGCAAGGTATTCTCAACCGTCATTTGACTTCTACCAACAATCTCCTTCAAATTTGGACGCAAAGCCTTCATTTCCCGAGGAAGACGAGATGAGTGTATTGGATGATAAGATTCTCGACTCGACGTCGCCCGAACTTTCATCTTCCATTGCCGACCACCGGCGTTCTTCATATGATCATGCACCGGACGCTTTCTCACATCGTGATTCAGTCTGGTCCGACTTCTCCCAGTCCGTTCACAGCAACCAATCCAGGCATAACTCCCATGTCGGCCATCATCTTTTCGAGTCCGCTCCGAATCCTTTCATGAGACTGGACGGTGCTCATCACCCAGCCACCGCGTATGGCCAGCAGGCATCTTGGGCGCTGGCCAAGGAGACTGGCTCATGTACACCCACCGCCATGTACGACCATCATTTCCCATCGGACCTAGACAACGGCTCGTCGGCGCCGTTCTCCGGGGGTGCTGTTGGTCCGGTGAgcaccatcaacatcccGTCCATGTCTTACCGCCCTGGGATGGCCTTTGCGCCTCCCGGTGCTGTGGCCATGTCCCCGCAGTCCAGTCAAGGATGGATGCCTGCATCCACCGACATGCCGGATGCTGTTTCTCGCACCACCAAGAGCCCTACTTATCGGAATAGCTCTCCCTTGAGTATCCGACGGGATGGAATTCGGAAAAAGAACGCTCGTTTCGAGATCCCAGCAGAGCGGACGTTAAGCAACATCGACCAGCTAATCGCCCAGTCGAccaatgaggaggagatcaaggaaCTGAAGCAACAGAAGCGGTTACTGAGGAACCGTCAAGCTGCGTAA
- a CDS encoding C1 family peptidase (bleomycin hydrolases and aminopeptidases of cysteine protease family), whose protein sequence is MFHDLSICLLKDWEELLLSSDKNRLAILSFATNPYSQILANQSAVQAVDRPVFNVKIPLEGAPITNQRSSGRCWLFAATNVFRVPLMKKYNLKEFELSQAYLFYWDKIEKANWFMEKIIETAEEDLSSRLVQKLLEDPVTDGGQWDMVANLVGKYGLVPHDIYPDNFSAQNSAKMNWLVTVKLREHALTLRRLAQSQPERLARQKDDFLKEIHSLVTIMLGPPPSPKEAFHWEYYDADGKFQEVYDSPQGFARQASAQLARGDVDPRRMLSLVNDPRNEYSRLLTVDKLGNVVGGRPITYVNVDMKTIKAAAIAMLRAGHPVFFGCDVGKFYDAKLGVMDQWLLDVRLGFNTTLRMDKAQRLKTGESSMTHAMVLTGVHVEKGQPVRWRVQNSWGEAVGDKGWFVMADEWMDEFTYQVVVDSRFVSKEVRDILNQEPEVLPRWDPMGVLA, encoded by the exons ATGTTTCACGACTTGTCTATTTGTCTG CTGAAAGATTGGGAAGAACTTCTTCTGAGTTCTGACAAG AATCGTCTGGCCATTCTTAGCTTCGCCACCAATCCTTATTCGCAGATTCTTGCCAATCAGTCTGCTGTGCAGGCTGTGGATAGGCCGGTTTTCAATGTCAAGATCCCGTTGGAAGGCGCCCCGATCACGAATCAGCGCTCGTCAGGCCGCTGCTGGCTGTTTGCGGCGACGAATGTCTTCCGCGTGCCACTTATGAAGAAGTATAATCTGAAGGAGTTTGAGCTCAGTCAGGCGTATTTGTTCTACTGGGATAAGATTGAGAAGGCCAATTggttcatggagaagatcataGAGACTGCGGAGGAGGATTTGTCCAGTCGCTTGGTGCAGAAGTTGCTTGAGGACCCCGTCACAGACGGGGGCCAATGGGATATGGTGGCGAACCTGGTGGGCAAGTATGGCTTGGTGCCTCACGACATCTACCCAGATAACTTTAGTGCCCAGAACAGTGCGAAGATGAACTGGCTCGTGACGGTGAAGCTACGCGAGCATGCGTTGACATTGCGGCGGTTGGCGCAAAGTCAGCCCGAGAGACTGGCGAGACAGAAGGATGATTTTCTAAAAGAGATCCACTCCCTGGTGACTATCATGTTGGGCCCGCCACCGAGTCCGAAGGAGGCCTTCCACTGGGAGTACTatgatgccgatggcaaATTTCAGGAAGTATACGACAGCCCGCAGGGATTTGCAAGACAGGCTTCGGCGCAACTGGCCCGAGGAGATGTTGATCCCCGGAGGATGTTGAGCTTGGTCAATGATCCGCGGAATGAGTACAGCCGACTGTTGACAGTCGATAAACTGGGTAATGTGGTGGGAGGACGTCCGATCACGTACGTCAATGTGGACATGAAG ACGATCAAAGCCGCTGCGATTGCAATGCTTCGTGCAGGGCaccctgttttctttggctGCGATGTTGGAAAATTCTACGATGCCAAGCTTGGGGTGATGGATCAGTGGCTACTGGACGTCAGATTGGGATTCAACACCACACTGCGCATGGATAAGGCACAAAGACTGAAAACCGGCGAGTCATCCATGACCCATGCGATGGTGCTGACAGGCGTTCATGTCGAGAAGGGCCAACCAGTGCGATGGCGGGTGCAGAACTCCTGGGGTGAAGCCGTGGGAGACAAGGGGTGGTTTGTCATGGCAGATGAGTGGATGGACGAGTTTACGTATCAGGTAGTGGTTGACTCTCGCTTCGTTTCAAAGGAGGTGCGAGATATTCTAAATCAGGAACCAGAGGTCTTGCCACGATGGGACCCGATGGGAGTTCTTGCGTAA